Below is a genomic region from Nitrospira lenta.
TGTCGACTGGACACGAATCGAAATCCAGGCGCCGAGCCTTCCGGCACCGTCCAACCGGTAAATGCCTTGGCGGCCTCATTGATATCCGCTTGAGTATATCCAGCCGGATGCCCCTGCTCATCCACTCCAAGGGTATGGAGCTCCAAGACTTCGCGCGCATAGTTCTCATTCGGATTCTCTTTCTTATTCACATCGGTATTCAGGTACACCATCATGGCCGGGCTCTTCCCGCTCGCGATCAACAAATCCACAAACCGCCCATAGGCTCGAGTCCGAAAGGCCTCATTCTCATAGACTTCGTATTGGCCACGGAAATGCGACCGGTAGTCGGTGTTGAAATGGTTGTCCCAGAAATAGACCATCTTCTCGAGCAACTGACGCCGGCTATACAGCTTCCTGATGAGATCATGGTCCTGTATTTGCTGAAGCTCCGGTTTCAATACTGTCGGCTCAGGATCATCTTTCTTCCAGGCACGCTGAGCGGCTGCCAAACGGAAATCCGTGTCGGTATCCACAATGGGATTCGCCACAGGCAATGGCGTGGTTGAATGGAGATTCGTCGGCCAGGGCTGGGCCGGATCGAGACCCAGCTGTTCCTTCATATAGCCGGTCGCCCATTCTCTGGATTGAGCGGCCGTCATATGAGACACCGCATTGAGTTGATTAGGAGTGCCTCCAAAGGTGAGTCGGCTCAATACGTGATAGCCGAACCAGTTTGCCGGCGCTGTCGGAAGCCCCGAGGCAGGAGGATCCGAGGGGGGGGGCGGGCATTGCAATTGTTTCAGGAGGAAGCGGGGTCGAGATTGCGCGTGTGAGTCCTGGAATCCCGGAGGACAACCGCTGAAGGCCCCTGTTGGACGGTGTCGACGGTCCTCCAACCACGGAGCTGCCTGAGGCACCGGGGGCAGCCGCTGCGATCGCAGGGCTGGCACTCGGTGCGGCAGCAGCCATAGCCGTAGTCCCACTCATTGTCGTAGACATACCGGCCCCGGCCATCGCCGGGACTCCGGACGCAATCAAACTCGTTGCTTTCATCCCACTCGCACTCTCCTCAATCTTTACTGGTGCCCGCCCCGGTGGCTCTATCGCCGACACGCGCTGAGATTCAGCAGCTGGCTTTTTCGTAATTACTTTGGCTTTCTTCTTTTTTGAAGATTTCTGGCCAGGTTCAGAGATTGAGGAAATCGTCGCCGCCTCCTTCACTTCCGGCAAAGCCATATCAACCGGCCGAACCGGTTTGAGAAGGGAGTGTCGTGGACCTGAAGAAGAATCTGAAACCGGATGCACCTCCCCCTCATGCGCATAGATAGGAATGTTCCCTCCACCTATCGACCAGAGTGAGAGGGCGACGACAATGGAGACTCGACCGGATTTCACCCACATTGATTCGGCAATGTTTGACAACATAGTGTGTTGCTCGTCTTTGAGTAACCCCATAACGGACCTCCTCTATGAAACCGAGGTCTCTTCCTGTGGGGCGTTGGGTGAGCAAGACCAATACCCTACGGCTTGTTCTTCGATGCCGCCTGGCATTCCTATACGAATCGCGGCGTTATCCCTCGCACAGACCAGACTGAGGGGGATTCCCTACCGCTGATGTACGAGAGAGGCCTTCCGACCACGTCCACAATGTGACGCACCCTGGCTGGCGCCCCATACAGAGAACGCATGACCCTATGCCGGATCAGCTACGTATTTATGGCTATGATCGATGAGCAGATGACGTCAGCGAGGCCAGAGAAACACGAGCGGAGGAATGTTGAGAGTTAAGGTGACAGTACGTAGTGCATCTCCTCAACCTGGACAACAGGCATGATGAGGCCGCCCCCCTCCTGGTCATGGGAGAAGTCATAGACGATCGACTCCTCGGGAATGAGTCGACCGACGATGATGACGGCAAATTCTACAGTCTTTCCAGCAGCAAGCTCCCGCTGCCATCGATCCAACGACTCTGCCGGAGGGATCGCTCTGAGCCCTCCGGGCAAATCATCCAGTTTGAAACGAACCTGGCCCCAGCCTGTCGCGGTAAACACCGGTCCCACCGCCACCGAAAAACCCTGCACCTCCGGATCGAATCGAGATAATTCTCCCGTCCACCGAAATGCAATCCGTTTAGCCAGCGCGGAGTTTCCGACGCGACTCGCATCACGTTCACGATTAAGGGCGAACAGCCGATCATCATGCCCGGGGTCATGATGACCATACCCATAAACTACTGGCCAATCAGGAGGCCGGCCGTCTAAGACCGTTAGAAACTTTTCGATGGAAGGCGCATCATCCAGCAACTGGATGTCTTTCAAAATAGCGGCAGCAAACTGAGGCAGGCTCAAGAATTGGAGAGGCCCAACCCCTACCCCTTCTTCCGCTCCTCTTGCAGGAGCGGACAACAGTACGATCAAGATGACGAACACGGCGCGTATGGCCATCGCCACCCCTACTACTCAGCAGGAGCTTGAGCCAAGGCTTGAGAAAACGTCTTTTCGAGTCCGCGCACGGAAGGCTGATCAACATGTAGGACACCAGCCTCAAGCAAGACGGCCACCCGAGGGGAAGGATCGATTCGCCGAAGCGCCGCTTGAGTCAACCCCTCCGTCCTGATCACCTTCTCGTAGGTCCCCAGCCAGGCCTCAATGACGGCACGCAATCCCGCATCTGCGGGCTTCATCTTGCCCAGCTTTACTTGCTGAAGGAGCTTGATGATCGGATCAGATTGCGCAATGGTGTTCATCGCACGTTGAAGCAGTTCCTCGGATTGCATTGGGACCGCCTAGTTGGTCGAGCAGGAACCAGGTCCCCGCGGATCGCCGCAGCTGCCACAAGACCCGCCGGATCCGGATCCTGGTGAAGCCCATCCTCCCGTCGCGCCGACTCCGAAGGAAGAGATCTGCTTTTCCAGCCTTGTCGCCTGGCACTTCGGACAAGCGGCTTCATCTGATCTATGGATCAAGAGCTCAAACCGGTGTTTACATTCGCTACAGACATATTCGAAGATAGGCATGCATCACACTCCTTGTTGGGGCACATTATAAAATCACCCTGCTCAGATCGCAATGCGAGGTCCCTATGTACCGTGAAGAACAATCCTTCACTCTCCGATTCAGCCTGGAAGCCAGTTTTCCGGACAACTACGACGGAGACGAGGATCAGCGAGCCTGGACCGGTGAGTGGGAAGCCCGTATCAAGCCGGACATTCTCAAAATGGTCTTTGAGTCCTTACGCCGTCACCCAAACTGGGCGGCGCACATTCGCAATCGGGGGAAATCCGCCCTCGACGAAATCGAAATCGTCGTTGAGAGGGATTTCGGAAAGCCACAACCCTTCAAAATCTAATTATGCCGCCTCAAAGAGATATTGGGCTCTATATTCACGTCCCGCTCTGCCGGCAACGCTGTCACTTCTGCGCCTTCTACTTAGAGATCGCCACACCAGCTCGTATTGCAGCCTTCCTTTCAGCACTTGAACGTGAACTGACCCTCTATCACCGGCAGGACGTACTTGCTGGACGCGCACTACAGAGCATCTACTTCGGAGGGGGAACACCCACGACCATTCCCTCATCGCAACTGGCCTCGCTCCTCACCCGTATCAGAAAGATCTACGCCCTCGCACTCGACGTCGAAAC
It encodes:
- a CDS encoding DUF1800 family protein; the protein is MGLRLWLLPHRVPALRSQRLPPVPQAAPWLEDRRHRPTGAFSGCPPGFQDSHAQSRPRFLLKQLQCPPPPSDPPASGLPTAPANWFGYHVLSRLTFGGTPNQLNAVSHMTAAQSREWATGYMKEQLGLDPAQPWPTNLHSTTPLPVANPIVDTDTDFRLAAAQRAWKKDDPEPTVLKPELQQIQDHDLIRKLYSRRQLLEKMVYFWDNHFNTDYRSHFRGQYEVYENEAFRTRAYGRFVDLLIASGKSPAMMVYLNTDVNKKENPNENYAREVLELHTLGVDEQGHPAGYTQADINEAAKAFTGWTVPEGSAPGFRFVSSRHSLGTKTVLGQSVAFDGSGPTEGERVLQIAASHPSTARHLAKKLCEYFVSETPSSALITEVASVFSDSGGDIRKVLIAIVTSPDFNNVANYRSLVKTPLEYVVGLYRNLGVWSSHEPIRRRLTATGQGLFEMPPPTGYKEKSEHWLNTYVLFHETAMAYEATIPGFGSTIRFGSDTSGGLTRLWLKGLGLRTEAEVLGFLLNLTNDRVATATEYQIYLTTLRSGGGAFNLDSSSTEAALDRTLASMLTNPRYLYQ
- a CDS encoding FmdB family zinc ribbon protein; amino-acid sequence: MPIFEYVCSECKHRFELLIHRSDEAACPKCQATRLEKQISSFGVGATGGWASPGSGSGGSCGSCGDPRGPGSCSTN